The genomic region CGAACTACTGCACCATCTCCAGCACGACCTGCCGGCCCACGTCCACGGGCACCTCACCGACGATGCCGCCGTAGTCGCCCCACGTGGCAGTGTCAGCCGCTGAAGCGGCCGCCCGCCGGGTGGTGGACGGCACCCGTCCACGGACCGACGGTGCGGATGACACGGCCGACCTCGCGGAAGACGACGTACGTGGCGTTCTTGTGCGACCCGGACCGGGGCTTCTTCAGCAGCGTCGTCGAGGAGATGACGCCCTCGCGCACCGAGACGGCCACCCGCATCAGGTGCCGGAACTGGGACTCGTAAATCTCTAGTGCTGTCCCCGGCGTCTTCGGCCTGCACCACCTGGTGGACGGCGCCGGGTACGACAGCTGGCTGTACGGCCGACTGAGCCACCCGCGCCCTGCGCGGGCGCTCTGCATGGCACGCGACGGGCGGACGAGGGCTGCGTAGTCGGTGAAGACCCAGCGCGACGTGCCGTCGAGCTGCCTAGCGCGTGACCGGGCCGCCGTGGGCGAGCACTGAGGCTGCGAACCACTCGCCGACACCGGCAAGACGCCGGCCAGCCCCAGCACGGAGAGGGCCGGGGTCGGCGTGCCTGCACCGCGGCGCCGCCGGAGCAGCTGCACGAGGTTTGGCAGCAGACAGCTCCCCCTGCGGGCACCGGTGCAGACACCACAGCCGGCGCCTCGCACCCACGAAACCGAAGTCAGGCAGCCTCGTGGGGGTCGCGTCCGCGCATGCGCCGGTCGTACGCCGCGGCTGACTCCAGCCCCACCGCGGCGCGCCGGGCGTCCAGCTGCTCGGGGTCGGTCACGGGGTACGGCCGCAGGTCTCCGTCCCGGGCGTTGGTGTACTGAGTCCCGTACACCTGGGGTTCGCCGGCCGCGACCAGAACCCGGTCGGTGAGGTACGCGAGATGGCGCGGCAGGGCGTCCCCAGCCGCGACGGCGTCCTCAAGAAGGCCGAGTACCTGATGTTGGAGGTCGAGAGCGCGGTCGGCGTGCTGGGCCAGGAGCCATGCTTCGTCGGCTCCCCGCTCGCCGACCAGCGTGATCCCTTCCGTCGTGCGGTTGACGGGGAGCTCGTGCTCTTGGTCCTCGCCGTCCTGGTGGTTCTCGTCGGGCCAGACGCCGAACGGGCCGGGTAGGCCGGGACCGGTGGCGCCGAGCTGCGCGGCGCCACCCTTGAGCCGGTGGTAACAGGGAGCTCTTCCAGTTTGGCGGGAGTCACGTCACCGTGGTCATCGACCGTGTCTCGCGCCGCGACGTGTTTCGGCCGCCTCGCCGACTGACCGGCCCGGCACCGCACCGCCCGCTGCCGTTGACGCCGTCAGAGCGCCCATACCCGCCCCAGACTTCCCCTGTCATGGATGCCGAGCTTGCGGTAGACCCGGCCGAGCGCGTTGTCGACCGTCCGTACTGACAGACCGCACTGGTCGGCGATCTCCCTGCTGGTGTGCCCATGGGCCGCGAGTTGCGCGATCTCCCGTTCACGCGGACTGAGTTCCGCCGCCGTCGAGAGGTCCGCCAGCGCAGGGGTCGCCGCGTCCTCGCACTGCCGTCGCAACGCGTGGGCGCGAGCTGTGGCACGCCGGCCGGCCCCCTCCTGGGCCGCGCCGCCCGATGCGCGCCACAGTTCGACCGCTCCCGCGAGGCTCTCGGCAGCGAGGAGCAGCGCGCCCATCGCCGTCCATGCGTCGGCCACGGCCACCAGCGCGTCCGGGTCACGCTCGGCCACCGCACGTGCATGGGCGGCACGAGCCGCCGCGTAGGGCCCTTGGGCGTCATCGGCAAGTTCGCGTACGCGAGGGGCCGCGTCCCGGTCGCCCCAGCGGAGCAGATCGTGTTCAAGCGTCAAAGCGCCGGCGAGCTCCCCTTCCGCCCGTGCCGCTTCGGCCCCGGCGCGCAGCGCGGCTTCCGCCTCGTGGCGTCGCCCCCGGCACCGCAACGACCAGGCCTGGGCGCGCAGCGTGTCGGCCTGAGCGAGCGGGGAGTGCGGATCGGTGGAGCCGGAGGCGAGTCCGGCTGTCTCCGGGGCGCTGCGACCGACGTATGCTTCGGCCAGTACCAGCCCGGCGAGCGCACGCTGCTCGGCGTATCTGTGTCCGCACATGTGGGCCTGCGCCCGGGCCTCACGGAAATGGGCGACCGCCTCCGCACACCGTCCCCGGTCGAGCGCGATCCGTCCCCGCACCCAGCCAAACCAGACGACCAATGCGGGCACGGGTGAGCGCAGCAGTCCCTCGAGCCCCTCGGACGCGGCCCGCTCCGCCTCATCGAACCGCCCCGCCTCCAGCAGGGACGCCGCGACGAGGTAGAGGCTGCGCGCCGGATAGAAGACCGCCGACCGGTCGGCCAGCATGCGGTGCGCGGCATGGGCTGCACGGCCGCTGCGGACAGCGTCCTCGGGCCGCCCGGAGGACAGTTCCACCCTCAGCCGGGCTTGGAGCAGCAGCACACCGGAGTCGGACGGCTCGGCCCCTTCCGACAGCGGCAGCCACGGGTCGAGCACGGTGCGGGCCCGCGCGGTCCGCCCCGCCGAGGTCAGCAGGGTGGCCTCCCAGCCGGCCATCTCGGCGCACGGACCGCCCCGGCGCCCGGCCTCGTCGAGTACAGCCAGCGCGCGGGTCATGTTGCCGGGCCCATAGAAGTGAT from Streptomyces chartreusis NRRL 3882 harbors:
- a CDS encoding DUF6336 family protein; amino-acid sequence: MSSAVPGVFGLHHLVDGAGYDSWLYGRLSHPRPARALCMARDGRTRAA
- a CDS encoding helix-turn-helix transcriptional regulator, coding for MGSGRLHFAGRDTELAELRRALRRPACKAVMITGEHGVGKSRLAEEFSTWAGGRGGHRVVRVQATHSARALPLSALAPLLPSDVYAEEPAEFFRRVRQRMAAHRASATTRTVLVVDDIQLLDPASLALIALLLADSSLFLAVTLPDGADWPDVLQPLWREDALHHIPLSALGEEESARLLITTMGGPVAASALRALWEASGGNALCLRELLRSALADGRLSRVHGVWCLTRPLAPVLPNALLDVRLRELAGPQRTLMELLAVCGPIGLRDGLEYVDADALAGLERQQLVESRLDGRREQLTLAHPMHARVLRAGITRLRARTLLLDQVGRVRGYGARRADDPLALARWELEATGTADPALLVRAAAQALHADDVDTMCRLARAALVHGPNTRAGLMLGEALGQRGEFGEGIAVLEDAFAAAREPYLHTAALTLAVHHFYGPGNMTRALAVLDEAGRRGGPCAEMAGWEATLLTSAGRTARARTVLDPWLPLSEGAEPSDSGVLLLQARLRVELSSGRPEDAVRSGRAAHAAHRMLADRSAVFYPARSLYLVAASLLEAGRFDEAERAASEGLEGLLRSPVPALVVWFGWVRGRIALDRGRCAEAVAHFREARAQAHMCGHRYAEQRALAGLVLAEAYVGRSAPETAGLASGSTDPHSPLAQADTLRAQAWSLRCRGRRHEAEAALRAGAEAARAEGELAGALTLEHDLLRWGDRDAAPRVRELADDAQGPYAAARAAHARAVAERDPDALVAVADAWTAMGALLLAAESLAGAVELWRASGGAAQEGAGRRATARAHALRRQCEDAATPALADLSTAAELSPREREIAQLAAHGHTSREIADQCGLSVRTVDNALGRVYRKLGIHDRGSLGRVWAL
- a CDS encoding DUF6624 domain-containing protein, with protein sequence MAQHADRALDLQHQVLGLLEDAVAAGDALPRHLAYLTDRVLVAAGEPQVYGTQYTNARDGDLRPYPVTDPEQLDARRAAVGLESAAAYDRRMRGRDPHEAA
- a CDS encoding Tn3 family transposase, whose product is MSYPAPSTRWCRPKTPGTALEIYESQFRHLMRVAVSVREGVISSTTLLKKPRSGSHKNATYVVFREVGRVIRTVGPWTGAVHHPAGGRFSG